In a single window of the Zea mays cultivar B73 chromosome 5, Zm-B73-REFERENCE-NAM-5.0, whole genome shotgun sequence genome:
- the LOC100282319 gene encoding uncharacterized protein LOC100282319 precursor (The RefSeq protein has 6 substitutions compared to this genomic sequence), which produces MAFYYAIALLGMLAVFSSGGNALDDNMLKTTVYIQQLPYQNQRGVAEGTAVISWYIKDGPGASANTIGHAEGLVILTDIARSSWLITTDLVFDGGSLAGSSLQVMGQHESSGQWSIMGGTGQFTMARGVIEYKTIQEDSSSRTFEVCIYAYYTPMNGWKAGLALGDTGSKP; this is translated from the exons ATGGCCTTCTACTATGCAATAGCATTGCTTGGCATGCTTGCTGTCTTCTCCTCGTGGGGGAATGCACTCGATGACAATATGCTGAAAACCACGGTATACATACAACAGCTTCCCTACCAAAACCAGAGAGGTGTAGCAGAAGGTACGGCAGTAATTAGCTGGTACATAAAGGATGGGCCAGGTGCTTCTGCGAATACAATCGGGCATGCGGAGGGCCTGGTAATCTTGACAGATATAGCCAGGTCTTCGTGCCTAATCACTACGGACTTGGTGTTCGACGGTGGAAG CCTCGCAGGGTCCTCACTTCAAGTGATGGGGCAGCATGAGTCTTCAGGCCAGTGGAGCATTATGGGCGGCACTGGACAATTTACCATGGCACGAGGTG TTATAGAGTACAAAACAATCCAACAGGACAGTAGCAGCAGGACCTTTGAAATATGCATATATGCATACTACACTCCCATGAACCGATGGAAAGCCGGTCT GGCTTTAGGTGACACTGGCCGTAAACCTTGA